Part of the Flagellimonas eckloniae genome, CGCTGCCCATAAAAAATCCCTAGAAGAACGGGAAATGTTGCTCATAAAGCTTTCTCCACTTTCCGACGAACTGGAAAAATATAGCTTAGATAAAAGTTTTAAAGGTGTTCTTCTCATAGGTAAAGACGGCGGGTTAAAGTCTAGATACGAAATGGTCATAGCACCAAAGACCATATTTGAATTGGTAGACAGTATGCCGATGCGCCAAGCAGAAATGCGAAACAAAAAATATTAGTGCCCCTCCAACAAGGTCAATATCTTGTTTTCCACAGTCTGGGAATCCCAGTTGGCTTCAATTTCTGGCATGGACATCACTTCTTGCATAATCTTCTCTTGCATATCTCCTATTGCCAATGCTTCGGCATAAGGTCTTTCTGAAAATGTGACTCTACTATATACGGGTATCCATTTATCTGGATACTTTTTAGCAAACCTTTTCTCAATTTTCTTCTGCAGCAAAAATTTAGGGTCCGCTGTTTTACTGCTCATTTCAACAAAGTTGCGATAACTGAGTTCCGCTATTGCATCAGCATTGGGTTTGCGTTCTTTTTGATATTTATCAAAAATAACTTCCCAATCATCCTTGTACATATCCATCAGCTCATCTAATTCGTAAATATCTTCAAAACCAGCATTCATTCCCTGCCCATAAAAGGGCACGATGGCATGTGCAGAATCTCCCACCAAAGCCACTTTATTCCAATAGGCCCATGGATAACATTTCATGGTAACCATGGCACTGGTTGGGTTTTTGAAAAAATCTTCGGTCAGATTTTCGATTTCCTTTCTAACGTTTGGGAAATAGTCTTCAAAAAAAGTTTTTGCTTCTTCTTTGGTAGTAATATTTTCAAACGAAACATCTCCTTCAAATGGTAAAAACAAAGTACAGGTAAAACTTCCATCAATATTTGGCATGGCAATTAGCATAAACTTTCCCCTTGGCCATATATGAAAGGAATTCTTATCCAATTTATGGGTTCCATCTTCATTGGGTGAAATGGTAAGCTCTTTGTAACCAACATCTATAAAACTTTGCGAGTAATCAAACCTACTGCGTCTTTGCATTTTATGTCGTACTCTTGAGAAGGCTCCATCACAACCAAAAATTAAATCGTATTGATACTCTTTCCATTCACTTTTTTCGGATTCTCCCGTAAATATCTTGGCATTGGGCAAATCTATATCCCATACCTTTTCATTAAACCGGAAAATGGCCCCAGCTTCTTCGGCCAAATCAATCATCTTACGATTCAAGACTCCTCTAGAAATAGACCAGATAGCTTCCCCCTCCTTACCATACTTTTGGAAATAAACCGGTTTATCGTTTACATGCATGGCACGTTTGTCCAAAGGAATCGCAATTTCCTTAATACTTTCCTCCAAACCAACTTTACGTAGTGACCTCCATCCCCTATTGCTCATCGCCAAATTGATGGACCTTCCAGAAAACTCTATGGTTCTAATATCCGGTCTTCTATCAAAAACTGTGATATCGTGTCCTTTTCTTTTTAAATAAATAGCTAGAAGTGAACCCACCAATCCCGAACCGATGATGGCTATATTTTTTGAAGTCTGTACCATAAATGCCCGTGGGCTGATTCTTGTTAAACCATAAAAATACGGAAATTACGATTTATGATACACCGAATTCCTTTGACCGTCATAGGTTTTAGACCAGAACTTTTAACACTTTGAGTTTTCACTTTTTTTTAACGTATAGTCGTAAGCTTTTGGTACTATAGTTGACGTATATATTAAAAATATTCCGCTTCGGCGTCCATATATATAAAAAGTCCTTCACAAAAAATTGCGAAGGACTTTTTCCTTTTTGGGTAGGAATCTAAAATGACTATTCTAAAATTCCATCCACAATTCCATATGCTACGGATTCCTCGGCTCCCATCCAATAGTCACGGTCAAAATCCTTCATGACCTTATCATAGTCTTGTCCGCAATTATCAGCAAGTATTTTGGCACCAAGCTCTTTCGTCTTGATTATTTCCTTTGCCTGAATCTCTATGTTGGATGCCTGTCCTTGAGCACCACCACTTGGCTGATGTATCATTACACGGGCATGCGGTTGAATAAATCTTCTTCCTTTTTCACCTACGGATAGTAAAATAGAGCCCATTGAAGCTGCTAGACCAGAACAAACAGTTGACACCGGACTCTTGATTTGTTTTATAGTATCATAAATAGCGAAACCAGAAGTTACATACCCTCCAGGACTATTTATTATCAATTGAATTTCCTTGTTATTTAGTAAATCTAAATATAGCAAGCGGTCGATAACATGTTTGGCAGAATCATCATCCACCATACCCCATAAAAACACTTTACGTTCCTCAAGCAGTTTTTCCTGAACCAACTCCTGAACTTTCCCTTTTTTTGAACTCATTGATTTATTTATTGAAAGTTTCAAAATTAATCAAATTCTACGTACCAATTTTCAGGATAAAGAAAGTTTACAAACTAAAAAAGAAGATTAGAATATTGAAAAGCTAAATAATCTTAAAATTCACAAAGTCAAAAAATCAATGAGAATCGGAAATTGACCAGAAATCCAACTAAACAAAAAATGGTTTCATGACTTAATTTCAACCCGCTGTGATACGACATCTTTTATTGGAATAACTATTTTTCCAGTTTTCGTTTTCAATGTTAGGGTAATATTATCTATTGCATCAACGGTGCCTTCAACATCTCCTATTTTAAGCTTATCTCCAACAGCGTAGTTTTTTCTGGTGTAGAACATTTTTAAAACATCAGAGAAGACATCACGTGATCCCAAACCAAAGCCCAACGCGGCTGCAAAAAGAAATGCACCAAGTATCATGGTAAAATTGCTGGTGATGATATCCGTATCTATCCCAGCCTGGTTTAATGCTGTAAT contains:
- a CDS encoding FAD-dependent oxidoreductase, whose protein sequence is MVQTSKNIAIIGSGLVGSLLAIYLKRKGHDITVFDRRPDIRTIEFSGRSINLAMSNRGWRSLRKVGLEESIKEIAIPLDKRAMHVNDKPVYFQKYGKEGEAIWSISRGVLNRKMIDLAEEAGAIFRFNEKVWDIDLPNAKIFTGESEKSEWKEYQYDLIFGCDGAFSRVRHKMQRRSRFDYSQSFIDVGYKELTISPNEDGTHKLDKNSFHIWPRGKFMLIAMPNIDGSFTCTLFLPFEGDVSFENITTKEEAKTFFEDYFPNVRKEIENLTEDFFKNPTSAMVTMKCYPWAYWNKVALVGDSAHAIVPFYGQGMNAGFEDIYELDELMDMYKDDWEVIFDKYQKERKPNADAIAELSYRNFVEMSSKTADPKFLLQKKIEKRFAKKYPDKWIPVYSRVTFSERPYAEALAIGDMQEKIMQEVMSMPEIEANWDSQTVENKILTLLEGH
- a CDS encoding DUF4174 domain-containing protein, coding for MKLFIAIASFFITYTMSSQELAKFKWEKRLVVLVSSNWESETVQKQLELFAAHKKSLEEREMLLIKLSPLSDELEKYSLDKSFKGVLLIGKDGGLKSRYEMVIAPKTIFELVDSMPMRQAEMRNKKY
- a CDS encoding ClpP family protease, which encodes MSSKKGKVQELVQEKLLEERKVFLWGMVDDDSAKHVIDRLLYLDLLNNKEIQLIINSPGGYVTSGFAIYDTIKQIKSPVSTVCSGLAASMGSILLSVGEKGRRFIQPHARVMIHQPSGGAQGQASNIEIQAKEIIKTKELGAKILADNCGQDYDKVMKDFDRDYWMGAEESVAYGIVDGILE